Genomic DNA from Candidatus Thermoplasmatota archaeon:
AGATAATTGAAAAATATGGTAGAGCTAAGCACGAATGAAAGGAAAGTGCTGACAGCGCTTAAGCATAGAAAACTTTCGATTGAGCAATTGCAAGCATTAGCGCAACTTGATAAAACAGAAGTTGTTATGAGCGCGCTGTCATGGCTTAAACTGAAAAATCTAGTATCGCTTGAAGAGGAGATAAAGGTATTTTATTCGCTTGACATAGAAGGTAAGGAGTATGCAGAAGATCACTTGCCCGAAAACAAAATTTTAAGTTTATTAAAAGAAGGCAATGCTGAACTAAAAGTTATATTTGAGAGTTTAGGAAAAGATAAAGCTAGAATAGGTATTGGGTACTTGAAAGAGCTAGGCGCTCAAGTGATCGGAAACAAGCTTAGAATCGAGCCTAATATCTTTAACTTGGTGAAAGAAACAATCTCAGAGCGTGAAAAATTTATTAAAGAACTCAGCGGTAAGGAAAAAGAGGAGAAGGAGCTAGAGCCTAAAATTCTGGAGCATTTCAAAGCTCGTAAGAATATACTAAAGAAGAGAATTAAAGTATTGAGAGAAGCCCAGCTTACAGTGCATGGCAAGAAGCTTGTAGATAAAATATCGGTAGAAGAAGTTATTACTCAGCTTACGCCACAGCTTATTCGCACTGGCGAGTGGCAAAAGAGAATTTTAGCTAAATATGATATTAACACATTCGTTGCGAGCGCGGGCTACGCCAAACTACATCCTCTGACAAAAATTATAACTCAGATAAAAAAGATATTTTTTGGGATGGGATTTAAAGAAATAGAGTTCAACTATCTACAGCCTTGCTTCTGGAATATGGACGCTCTCTTCATACCCCAAGACCATCCTGCAAGAGATGTCCAGGATTCTTTCTATATTGATAGGATTGCAAAAATAGATTCTAAACTAGCTGCTAAAATAAAAGTTGTACATGAAAAAGCTTGGCAATATAAATGGGATTTAAAAGAAGCTGAGAAAATAGTTTTGCGCACTCATACAACTACAAATACAATAAAATATTTGGCAGAGCATTCTAAGGAAGAGCAGCTCAAAGTTTTCTCTATAGGCAGGAATTTTAGGAGAGAAGCTATCGATGCAACTCATTTACCAGAATTCACTCAAATTGAAGGTATTTGCATGGAAAAAGGTACAAATTTAGCAATGCTCCTAGGAATTCTAAAAGAATTTTACTCTAAATTAGGATTTGAGAATATTAGTTTTAGACCTTCCTATTTCCCTTTTACAGAGCCTAGTTTAGAAGTAATAATTGAGTTTGAAGGTGAATTACTGGAAATGGGAGGCGCAGGCATTTTTAGAAATGAGGTAACGAAAACGTTAGGGGTAAAATATCCTGTGCTTGCCTGGGGTTTAGGATTAGAGAGATTAGCAATGCTAAAGCTCGGATTAAAAGATATACGCATGTTCTATCTCAGCGATTTGGAGTGGCTGAGAAATGCTAGAATAAAATAAAGATTTTTAAATTATAAAATCGATTATAATATCGGTGATTGAAAGTGGATAAACTACAATTTATAAAAGATTTAAAGCAGGGCGATAAAGTGAGCTCTTTATTTGCAGTTAAATTCAAGAAGCCTATTCGAGAGTATGTTAATGGCTATATGTTTGAAATGCGCGTGGCTGATAAAACCGGCGAACTTACAGCTAAATATTGGGGTGATAGAAATATTGCTGAGCTACAAACGTTATACGAGAGTTTCCAGAAGGGCGATGTTATCCATGTTACTGGTATGGTTAATGAGTACTTGGGCAATTTAGAGATAGGTATAAGTAAAGCTGAAGGGAATAAAATTGTAAAGCAGAGAACTTTTGAGTTAAAAGATTTTGTAGAATCTGTAGCTAAAAATTTAGATGAAATGTTAATAGAGCTGGGCTATTTAATCAAATCATTAAAAGACAGTAATCTAAAGTTATTGCTTGAAAGTGTATTTAAAGATGAAAAATTCGTTTCCAAATTCAAAATTATGCCAGCAAGCATGATGTATCATCAGAACAAGCTTGGCGGATTATTGGAGCATACTTTAAACGTTGCAAAGCTCTGCGAGGCTATCTCAAGTATTCATCCCGCGCTAGACAGGGATTTACTTATTGCCGGAGCTTTACTTCATGACGTTGGCAAGGTCTTCGAACTTGAGGTAACTACAGTAATTGACGTGACAGAAGAAGGTATGCTTAGGGGGCATACAGTACTGGGAGAAGAATTTGTATTAGACAAAATTAAAAAAATGCCAAATTTCCCAGATCTATTAAAATTGAAAATTGCGCATCTTGTTTTAGCGCATCATGGCGAGCTAGAGTTTGGCGCTGTAAAAAAGCCTCAATTACCTGAAGCTGTAGCTCTGCACTATGCAGACTACTGCGATGCAAAAGTAGATATTTATTTGAGAGAGAAAGGAGAAGCGAGAACAGAAGATTTATGGATTTGGAGCAAGCTGATCAAAGGGCATGTGTATCTTAAATAAATTAATCATCCAACAAAGCAACAAATAAATGGGAGCTGAGAGATATGAAAGCGCACGTGGGTAAGCTCTTTTTAAGCTTCCAACATTCAAATAATCTTCTTCCTGCACTGTACACAAACGCCAGTGCTGAGATCAAAGCACAATTCACAAATTGCTTTGGAGCACATTGAGCAAGTATATCTTGCAGGCCTTCCGCAAATAGCGCAAATGCCAAATAACATTTTTTATACCTCAGATCACAATGTTTTCTATTATATCTGTAAGTTCGCGCTCGCAATAATAGCATCTTAGCTTTAATGGCTTTCTAGAAATTACTGAAAATTTACTCTCTACAGGCTCTCTCAAGTTAGAAATACAGCTTGGATTAGAGCATCTCACTATTCCTATTATTATCTCCGAGAGCTTTACTTTGTATTTGTCTTTTACTTTGTAATTTCTAATAATGTTTATAGTGGCGTTAGGAGCTATTAATGCAATTTTATCTACTTCTTTAGGCTTTAGTTCCCTAGCTTCTATTTTTACAATGTCTTTTTTACCATATTTTTTGCTGGGCACGTTCATAAGCAAGCTTACAGTAGCAGTGGGACTTTTGGACAGCCCTAAAATACTCAAAACTTTAAGCGCAGTACCTGACGCAATATGATCTATTACAGTACCTTCTTTTATAGGCTGAACCTTTAACTCTTCCATTTATTTTACCTCAAAGCACTAGCGAAAGCACAGCCATTCTTACAGGAACGCCATAAGAAGCTTGCTTGAAATATACTGCGTGCTTGGTACAATCAACCTCAGGCGCAATTTC
This window encodes:
- the pyrI gene encoding aspartate carbamoyltransferase regulatory subunit, whose translation is MEELKVQPIKEGTVIDHIASGTALKVLSILGLSKSPTATVSLLMNVPSKKYGKKDIVKIEARELKPKEVDKIALIAPNATINIIRNYKVKDKYKVKLSEIIIGIVRCSNPSCISNLREPVESKFSVISRKPLKLRCYYCERELTDIIENIVI
- a CDS encoding phenylalanine--tRNA ligase subunit alpha; translated protein: MVELSTNERKVLTALKHRKLSIEQLQALAQLDKTEVVMSALSWLKLKNLVSLEEEIKVFYSLDIEGKEYAEDHLPENKILSLLKEGNAELKVIFESLGKDKARIGIGYLKELGAQVIGNKLRIEPNIFNLVKETISEREKFIKELSGKEKEEKELEPKILEHFKARKNILKKRIKVLREAQLTVHGKKLVDKISVEEVITQLTPQLIRTGEWQKRILAKYDINTFVASAGYAKLHPLTKIITQIKKIFFGMGFKEIEFNYLQPCFWNMDALFIPQDHPARDVQDSFYIDRIAKIDSKLAAKIKVVHEKAWQYKWDLKEAEKIVLRTHTTTNTIKYLAEHSKEEQLKVFSIGRNFRREAIDATHLPEFTQIEGICMEKGTNLAMLLGILKEFYSKLGFENISFRPSYFPFTEPSLEVIIEFEGELLEMGGAGIFRNEVTKTLGVKYPVLAWGLGLERLAMLKLGLKDIRMFYLSDLEWLRNARIK
- a CDS encoding B-box zinc finger protein, coding for MLFGICAICGRPARYTCSMCSKAICELCFDLSTGVCVQCRKKII
- a CDS encoding HD domain-containing protein — protein: MDKLQFIKDLKQGDKVSSLFAVKFKKPIREYVNGYMFEMRVADKTGELTAKYWGDRNIAELQTLYESFQKGDVIHVTGMVNEYLGNLEIGISKAEGNKIVKQRTFELKDFVESVAKNLDEMLIELGYLIKSLKDSNLKLLLESVFKDEKFVSKFKIMPASMMYHQNKLGGLLEHTLNVAKLCEAISSIHPALDRDLLIAGALLHDVGKVFELEVTTVIDVTEEGMLRGHTVLGEEFVLDKIKKMPNFPDLLKLKIAHLVLAHHGELEFGAVKKPQLPEAVALHYADYCDAKVDIYLREKGEARTEDLWIWSKLIKGHVYLK